In the Halorubrum ruber genome, AGGCGCTGATGCTCGACCCCGACGGAAACGTCGCCGAGGGCGCGACCTCGAACCTCTTCTTCGTCGACGGGACCGCCCTCAAGACTCCGTCGCTCGACGGCCCGATCCTCCCCGGAGTCACCAGAGCGACCGTGATCGACATCGCGGAGTCGGAGGGGATCCCGGTCGAGGAGGGGACGTACGCGCCGGACGCCGTCCGCGAGGCCGACGAGGCCTTCCTCACGAACTCGACGTGGGAGATTCGACCCGTGGAGACCGTCGACGGCATCGCGGCCGACGGCGACGGCGAGGGGGTCGCCGGGCCGCTCACGACGCTCCTCTCGCGGCTGTTCGACCGGCGGATCGAAGAGGGGTACTACGACGGCGGGCGGCTGTAGTCGGGGGAAGCGGGTCGCCGAAGCGGCCCCTCGGATCACCGCCGGACGGATCCAGCGGGCGGCCGCCGAACCGGTCCGCGAGTCACGCTCGACCACACCGTTATCCCGCCGGGAGCCGTAGACGGGGGATGGCAGACGACAAGGACGGACGAGAGAAACAGGCCGCAGACGAGGACCGCCGACAGCGCGAGCGCGACGTCGAGTCCGAGCTGGAGCGCGGCGACGAGGCCGAGCCCCCGATCGACTCCGACGAGGTCGACGAGTTCGAGGCGGCGCTCGAACCGCTGACGTTCCCGGCGACGGGCCGCGAGATCGTCGCCGCGGTCGGCGACCGCGAACTGGCGTCGCCCGCTCGCGTGTACACCGTCGCCGACCTGCTCCCCGACGCCGATCTCGAGGCGTTCGACACGCCCGCGACCGTCCGGGAACGCGTCCGTCGCCCAGCGGTCGCGGCCGCGATGAAACGGGTCGTCGAGGCGGCTGCGACGCTCGAGAACGAGGAGTTCGGCCGGTCACAACACGAGGCGTTCGAGCGGACGTTCCGGGCGCTGAGTGACATCGACGAACTCGACGACGAGGAGGGCGTCGAGGCGATGGCCGACTGGGCCGTCGACCGGATCGCGGAGAAGGAGACGGTCCCCGGGTCGCGGGACCTCCGCCGACAGGCCGCGAAGTACTGTCGGAAGCACGGCTACGAGGTCCGCGACGACGAGTGGCTCGGCGTCTGAGTCGGGCCACAGAGGGAGTCGCGTTCGAGCGACGGAGAATCGGGAATCCCGCGACCGACGCGGGAACGCACAACGTTCAAGCCGGTCGCCGGCCTCGCTCGGACATGGACGAGCACCGCCGGATCGCCGGCGTCGAGGAGGTTCCCGAGGAGAGCACGCTGCTCGCGACGCTCCGACCGACCGACCCGGACGCCGTCGACGAGGGCGAGGGCGACCTCGGGGAGAGCGAGGACGGGGCTCCGGAGGTCGAGGCGATCCTCACGCGGGCCGCCGGCGAGGTGCGCGCGTTCCGCAACTACTGTCAACACTGGACCGACGTCCGCCTCGACAAGGACGACGGGGCGTTCGTGCGCAACGGCGAGGTGTTCTGTCAGACACACGGCGCGACGTTCGAGGCCGACGGCGGCTACTGTAACTTCGGCCCCTGCGAGGGCGCCGTCCTCGAATCGGTCGACGTGACGGTGGCCGACGACGCGGTGTACCTCGACGACGACGCCTACGAGTTCGTCCGGCTCGGCCCCTCGGCCGGAAAAGGCGACGGCAGCGGCTCGCGGATCGACTTCACCGGGAACTGAGGGTCACGGGCCGGGGGACGCGGCGGTCGTTCCGTCAGAACCGCGTGCGACCGCCACCCCCGCTCGCGTCGTCGCGGCCGAGCGCCTTCTTCAAGAAGTTCATCCAGCGCTTCTGATCCGCGGCCTCCTGCCGCTGCTCCTCGGTCTCCGGATCGGGCGCGTCGAGCCCCTCTAACGCCTCCAGCGCGCGGTCGATGCCGATGATCGACGCCGCCAGCTCCTCGCCTTCCTCGTAGCTCACCTCGTTCTCCTCGATGGGTTCGAGCCGGTCGAGCCGCTCGCGCCGCAGGTTCCGCTTGGCGCGGTCGACCCGGTCGCGCTCGCCGGGCGGGACCGAGTCGCGGCGCTTGATCTCGAAGACGAACGACCGCAGGTCGATCGCCTCGCCCTGGATCTCGATCGACTCCGGGATGTCGACGCCGATCGTCGAGGACTCCCGCTCGACCCGTTCCAGGAGCTGTTTTCGCTCGAACTCCTTCACGCCGAGCCGGTAGGCGGCGGGCGTACTTCGCTCCTTCGCCCCGGGGCGAGGTGAGGTGGCTCCGATCGGGGGTACCGACCGTCAACAGGCCGCGAAATCGACACCAGATACGGTTATGCCCTCGCGGCGCCTCCGGGCAGATCGAATGCGTCTCAGGGGAGTTATCACGTGGGAGGTAGCCGCGGTGCTGTCGCTGATCGCGGTCGCCGTCCTCGGGCTGGCGCTGCTGCTCCCGCGAGAGCTTCTCACGCTCGTCCTCGCCGTCGGCGCGATGGCGGTCGTGTACTTCAGCGGCGCGGTCTACCTGCTCGGCCGTCCGGCGTGGATCCCGGCCCGGTTCGACCGGCTTCCGGTGGCGCTGGGCGTCGGCTTCCCCCTCGTCGTCGTCGGCGTCGTCGGGTACTACTACAGGGCGCTCCTGACTCCCGTGGCGGTGGTGTTCGCGCTCGGCCTGCTGTTCGTCTTCCTCTACTACTGGCTGGTGGTGCCGCTCGCGCTGTTCCAGAAGATACGACACGCGAGCGAGACGCCGACACCCGACGAATGGCCGCCCCTGACGGTGCTCGTCCCCGCGTACAACGAGCAGCACTACGTCGGGGACTGCGTCCGGTCGGTCCAAGAGTCGGACTATCCCGGCGCGCTGTCGGTTGTCGTCGTCGACGACGGCAGCACCGACGGCACGTTCGCGGAGGCGGCGTCGGCCGCGGACGATCGGACCCGAGTGGTCCACACCGGCAACGGCGGAAAACACGCCGCATTGAACCTCGGTCTCAGTTACGTCGAGACGGAGCTCGTCGTCTCCGTCGACGCCGACTCCACGATCCACCCCGAGGCGCTCACCGAACTGGCCCGCGACTTCGAGCGCCACGAGGCAGTCGGCGCGATCGCCGGCAACGTCAAGGTCGTCAACCGCGGGTCGCTGGTGACCGATCTCCAAGCGCTTGAGTACGTCGTCGGTATCAACACGTTCCGGCGGGCGTTCGACCTGTTCGGGGCCGTGACCGTCGTTCCCGGCTCCCTCGGCGCGTTCCGGCGAGACGTCCTCGAAGCGGTCCAGGGCTACAGCGCCGACACCGTGACCGAGGACTTCGATCTCACGATCGCGATCCTCAAGCAGGGGTACGCGATCCACGCCAGCGAGGCGACCGTGTACACCGAGGCTCCGGACACCTGGCGCGACCTCTACGCGCAGCGTCGGCGCTGGTTCCAAGGGAACCTCCAGACGGTCGTCAAACACCGCGACGTGTTCGCCGACAGCCGGTACGGTCTCCTTCACAGAGTCGCGTTTCCCTACGTGTTCCTGTCGATGTCCGCGCTGCCGCTCCTCGGCGTCCTCGTCTTGGCGCTGATTGTGGCCTCGCTATTCGTCGGCGGCACCGGGGTTCTCCTCCAGCTGGCGGGGTTTTTCGTCCTCCTCCAGATCCTGCTGTCCGCGCTCGCGGTGCTGATCGAAGGCGAGGATCTCCGGCTCGTCCTGCTCGCGCCCCTCTCGCTTTTCGGATACAAGCAGTTCCAAGACGCCGTGCTGCTTCGGAGCCTCGGCGCGCTCCGGCCCGGGCGCCAGAACGAATGGCTGAAGCCGACCCGCGTCAAGCAGCGAGCGACCGAGGGGCCGGCGGGCGCGGCCGAGGCGGCCGTCTCCGAAGCGGACAAATACGGGGACGAGGTCACCGCCGACGCCGGTCGCGAGGAACGGTGTTAACACAGTCGACCGCGTTCGATCGACTATGAAGTCGCTCGAAGCCGAACTCGCCGCCGCCCGCGACCTCGACGTCGCGGACCTCGCGGACGCCATCGAGTCCATCGGGTTCGAGTGCACGCGCTGTGGCGGCTGCTGTACCGGCTACGCGCCCGACGAGCCGGGCGGCGCGCCGGCGGGAGCGGGGAAAGACGAGGACGCGGTCGAGGCGGACAGCTGCCACGACGGCGACGACGCCGACCGCGAGCCCCACACCGCGACCGTCTTCCCGGACGAGGTCCGGCGCGTCGCCGACGCTGCCGAGGACGAGTTCGGCGAGGCGTACGACTGGCGCGACGTGGCGCGGCCGATGCCGTTCGGGCTCGACGCCGACGCGGACGGCGACCCGGTCGGCGAGACGTTCGAGTGGGCGCTCGCGACCGACGACTGCGGCGACTGCACCTTCTACGAGGAGTCCGACGGGCAGGGCGCCTGTACGGTCCACGACGCGCGCCCGCTCATCTGCCGGACCTACCCGTTCAGCGTCGCCTTAGAGGGGACGAGCCAGCCGATGGGCGAAGCGGTCGACGAGGCGGGCGTCGTCCGGGCGCACGAGTGCGAGGGGCTCGGCCGCGACATCTCCCGCGAGGACGCCGAGGAGCTGGCCGGCGCGCTGAAGGAGCGCGCGGTGCGCGAGCTGGAGGAGGCGATCGGCGTCCGCGACGGCTACGACCCCGGCGCGCGCGAGCGGGCCGACGGCGACGTCGTCGTCTTCGACTCCGAGGGGCCGAAGGAGGCCGACGGGACCCCCGTCCGCAGCGAGTAGCGGTCGGATACCGGATTTCGTCGCTCTCAGACCACGTCCAGCGCCGCGTCCACGTCGGCGCGGATCGCCTTGCGAGCGTCCTCGTCCGGGAGCGTGAGCGGCGGGCGGACGCGCGGGTCCGGGATGAACCCGCGGTGGGCGGCCGCGACCTTCGTCGCGGGCGCGAAGCCGTGGTCGGCGCAGCGGGCGAACAGCGGCCTGACCGCGCGGCGGTGGAGCGTCAGCGCTCGCTCGTCGTCGCCGTCGCGGAGCGCGTCCCCGAGCGCGACGAATACCTCCGGTATCACCTGCGAGAGCGCGTTTATCCCGCCGTCGACGCCGAGGCTCGCGCTCGGGTATAACAGCGCGTCGACGCCCTGGAAGACCGTGAACTCGTCCGGGGTCCGGTCGACGGCGGTGTCGACCGCCGAGACGTTGCCGCTCGTGTCTTTCAGCCCGACGATCGACTCGCGCTCGGCGGCGGCCGCGAGGACGTCGGGGTCGATCGGCTCGCCGACCGTCGACGGGATGTCGTAGAGGTAGATCGGGAGCGGCGCGTCGTCGGCGACCGCGTCGAGGAAGGCCCGCTGTCCCGCCGGCGCCGTCGAGTTGTGGTAGTACGGGAGGGTGACCAGCGCCGCGTCCGCGCCGGCCGCGTCGACGGCTTCGAGGCGCTCGCGGACCCCCGCGACGGAGGTGTCCGCCGCGCCGGCGATCACCGGCACGCGCCCGTCGGCCGCGTCGACGACGGTCTCGACCACGGTCCGCCGCTCCTCGTCGGTGAGGCTGGCGAACTCGCCCGTGGTCCCGCACGGGACCACTCCGTCGAGCCCGGCGTCGACGAGCGCGTCGACGTGCCCCGCGAGCGTGTCGGTGTCGACGTCGCCGTCGGCGTCGAACGGGGTGACGATCGGTGGTGAAACGGCGCCGTGTCGGAACTCCGGAGCTGTCATGGGGGCCGATTCGACCGGGCGTGACAAAGACCTTGGTCCCGTGGCGAGGTGTTCCGGGGGCGATTGGTTCCGTGGACGGGACGTTCCGGAGCCGGCGAGGATCCGGGAACGGCGGGGACCCGGGGACGGTGGGGATCCGACGACCGATCGGGACTCTGTTCGGCGCGGCGCCTGACTGTGTCGGCGGTACAACTATACTGGCTCGCGATCAGTCTCCGGTGGAGTCTACTATGGAAATCTCCGAGAAGCTCCTCTGTCTGTTCAGCGCGGAAGTTCGCGAGACCGACGACGGCGAGTACGTCGTCGACGTGCCCGACCGAGAGATCGACGCCGGATCGCTGGAGCCGGGCGAGACGTACCGCGTCGCGCTCGTCGCCCGCGACGGCTCCGCGGAGGGGACGGCCGACGCCGACGCCTCTCCCTCGCGGAACGACGACGGGCCGCAGCCGCCGGTCGAACCCGGCGAGATGCGGTACGTCGAGATCGAGGACCTCGGCAAGCAGGGCGACGGGATCGCCCGCGTCGAGCGCGGGTACGTGATCATCGTCCCCGACACCGAGGTGGGCGAACGGGTGAAGATCGAAGTGACCGAAGTGAAGTCCAACTTCGCCGTCGGCGAAGTCGTCGAAGAAGCGGGCTGAGCGGCGGCGAGGCGGCTACTCTTCCTCCGGCACCCGGGCGTCCCAGTACGACACCGAGGCGACGTAGTCGCCGGGAACCGTGTCGCCCGCGAACTCGTCGAGGGCCCGGAACGGCTTCGCGACGGCGCCCGGGAGCTCGCGGTAGAAGCCGTACGGCAGCACGAAGTCGTGCTCCTCGTTCGCGAGGGTGAGCCCCGCCTCGCCGAGCATGGCGGCGACCTGCCGCTCCGAGTAGAGCCGCGAGCCCATCGGGAGCAGCCAGGTG is a window encoding:
- a CDS encoding TRAM domain-containing protein, whose amino-acid sequence is MEISEKLLCLFSAEVRETDDGEYVVDVPDREIDAGSLEPGETYRVALVARDGSAEGTADADASPSRNDDGPQPPVEPGEMRYVEIEDLGKQGDGIARVERGYVIIVPDTEVGERVKIEVTEVKSNFAVGEVVEEAG
- a CDS encoding dihydrodipicolinate synthase family protein, whose amino-acid sequence is MTAPEFRHGAVSPPIVTPFDADGDVDTDTLAGHVDALVDAGLDGVVPCGTTGEFASLTDEERRTVVETVVDAADGRVPVIAGAADTSVAGVRERLEAVDAAGADAALVTLPYYHNSTAPAGQRAFLDAVADDAPLPIYLYDIPSTVGEPIDPDVLAAAAERESIVGLKDTSGNVSAVDTAVDRTPDEFTVFQGVDALLYPSASLGVDGGINALSQVIPEVFVALGDALRDGDDERALTLHRRAVRPLFARCADHGFAPATKVAAAHRGFIPDPRVRPPLTLPDEDARKAIRADVDAALDVV
- a CDS encoding YkgJ family cysteine cluster protein, producing MKSLEAELAAARDLDVADLADAIESIGFECTRCGGCCTGYAPDEPGGAPAGAGKDEDAVEADSCHDGDDADREPHTATVFPDEVRRVADAAEDEFGEAYDWRDVARPMPFGLDADADGDPVGETFEWALATDDCGDCTFYEESDGQGACTVHDARPLICRTYPFSVALEGTSQPMGEAVDEAGVVRAHECEGLGRDISREDAEELAGALKERAVRELEEAIGVRDGYDPGARERADGDVVVFDSEGPKEADGTPVRSE
- a CDS encoding DUF5788 family protein, encoding MKEFERKQLLERVERESSTIGVDIPESIEIQGEAIDLRSFVFEIKRRDSVPPGERDRVDRAKRNLRRERLDRLEPIEENEVSYEEGEELAASIIGIDRALEALEGLDAPDPETEEQRQEAADQKRWMNFLKKALGRDDASGGGGRTRF
- a CDS encoding glycosyltransferase; the protein is MRLRGVITWEVAAVLSLIAVAVLGLALLLPRELLTLVLAVGAMAVVYFSGAVYLLGRPAWIPARFDRLPVALGVGFPLVVVGVVGYYYRALLTPVAVVFALGLLFVFLYYWLVVPLALFQKIRHASETPTPDEWPPLTVLVPAYNEQHYVGDCVRSVQESDYPGALSVVVVDDGSTDGTFAEAASAADDRTRVVHTGNGGKHAALNLGLSYVETELVVSVDADSTIHPEALTELARDFERHEAVGAIAGNVKVVNRGSLVTDLQALEYVVGINTFRRAFDLFGAVTVVPGSLGAFRRDVLEAVQGYSADTVTEDFDLTIAILKQGYAIHASEATVYTEAPDTWRDLYAQRRRWFQGNLQTVVKHRDVFADSRYGLLHRVAFPYVFLSMSALPLLGVLVLALIVASLFVGGTGVLLQLAGFFVLLQILLSALAVLIEGEDLRLVLLAPLSLFGYKQFQDAVLLRSLGALRPGRQNEWLKPTRVKQRATEGPAGAAEAAVSEADKYGDEVTADAGREERC
- a CDS encoding Rieske (2Fe-2S) protein, giving the protein MDEHRRIAGVEEVPEESTLLATLRPTDPDAVDEGEGDLGESEDGAPEVEAILTRAAGEVRAFRNYCQHWTDVRLDKDDGAFVRNGEVFCQTHGATFEADGGYCNFGPCEGAVLESVDVTVADDAVYLDDDAYEFVRLGPSAGKGDGSGSRIDFTGN